A genome region from Alicyclobacillus acidocaldarius subsp. acidocaldarius DSM 446 includes the following:
- a CDS encoding MFS transporter, with protein sequence MAGGLGQFAGGAVYHRLGPMRLIVGSLLLTALAQWSLMLAHSLPPYAVAIAANSFLISATQPALNAFVGNRWKSVSARLFNTMYVMNNIGIAVGTALAGVIASISFLLTFFLNGLLTLSFAAFMWRFLRRLGPESEDAPVDAMPQVGASAWQLFRNYQVYALLGAGMLALSLALAAWNSGVAPYLNQTGHRPDAYSVLWTVNGLLILVGQPVTGWLKRRVTQAPTAQLVASSVLYAVAFAGMAIAHRAYPALVAGMVVATFGEMLNAPTVPELVTRMTGPHAAFYLGLIGAIGNVGSLLGPVVFGHLFDLAGISPILWVATGACAAATVAFAGHARVVRRLGGTQGVTNGMHTSPADEGTQFTK encoded by the coding sequence CTGGCGGGCGGCCTTGGACAATTTGCCGGCGGCGCCGTTTACCATCGGCTCGGTCCGATGCGGCTCATCGTCGGATCGCTGCTCTTGACCGCGCTCGCGCAGTGGAGCCTCATGTTGGCGCATTCGCTTCCGCCCTACGCCGTGGCCATCGCGGCGAACAGCTTCCTCATCTCCGCCACCCAGCCCGCGCTGAACGCGTTTGTGGGCAACCGGTGGAAGTCGGTCAGCGCGCGGCTCTTCAACACCATGTACGTGATGAACAACATCGGAATCGCCGTGGGCACGGCGCTCGCGGGCGTGATCGCGTCCATCTCGTTTTTGCTCACCTTTTTCCTGAACGGTCTCCTCACGCTGTCGTTTGCGGCGTTCATGTGGCGGTTTCTGCGCAGGCTTGGGCCTGAGTCCGAGGATGCGCCCGTCGACGCCATGCCGCAGGTTGGCGCGTCGGCGTGGCAACTCTTCCGAAACTACCAGGTCTATGCACTTCTTGGGGCAGGCATGCTGGCCCTGAGTCTCGCGCTCGCCGCCTGGAATTCCGGCGTGGCGCCCTATCTCAACCAAACCGGACACCGCCCAGACGCGTACAGCGTGCTCTGGACGGTGAACGGCCTTCTCATCCTCGTCGGCCAGCCCGTGACCGGATGGCTCAAGCGCCGCGTGACCCAGGCGCCCACCGCCCAGCTCGTCGCGAGCAGCGTGCTGTACGCCGTCGCGTTCGCCGGCATGGCCATCGCGCATCGGGCGTATCCCGCGCTCGTGGCCGGCATGGTGGTGGCGACGTTCGGGGAAATGCTCAACGCCCCCACGGTGCCCGAGCTCGTGACCCGGATGACCGGGCCACACGCGGCGTTTTACCTCGGACTCATCGGCGCCATTGGCAATGTGGGGAGCCTCTTGGGGCCTGTCGTGTTCGGCCACCTGTTCGATCTCGCCGGCATCTCGCCCATCCTCTGGGTGGCGACGGGAGCCTGTGCCGCGGCCACGGTGGCCTTTGCGGGGCATGCGAGGGTGGTCAGGCGACTTGGCGGCACGCAAGGGGTGACGAACGGCATGCACACGTCACCCGCCGATGAAGGGACGCAGTTCACGAAGTGA